One Thermincola ferriacetica DNA segment encodes these proteins:
- a CDS encoding DUF2933 domain-containing protein: MRKNRFNWHNLLMLACIIPMIAVFFYFTGGTLPEKVNGESFLFLAMALLCPLMHFLMMRGMNHGQSCDHEQGEKKGLNKAG; the protein is encoded by the coding sequence GTGAGAAAGAATCGATTTAACTGGCACAACCTGCTTATGCTTGCCTGTATTATTCCTATGATTGCTGTATTTTTCTATTTTACCGGCGGAACTCTGCCTGAAAAGGTAAACGGTGAATCCTTTTTATTTCTGGCCATGGCCCTGTTATGCCCGCTGATGCATTTCTTAATGATGCGTGGAATGAATCATGGTCAGTCATGCGACCACGAACAAGGGGAAAAGAAGGGTTTGAATAAGGCCGGATAA
- a CDS encoding class I SAM-dependent methyltransferase codes for MAATTEIIRRRYDRTSIFYDCMDWLINDEIRKKVIELAYGKVLEVGVGTGKNLKFYSPACEVTGIDFSPGMLKKARQRAKGLANVTLYEMDVQNLDFPDNTFDTVIGTCVFCTVPDPIKGFRELNRVCKPDGQMVFLEHVRSANQVLGILMDILNPLVVRVIGSNINRETVENMKKAGLHVETVETVGMEILKLIVAKPNK; via the coding sequence GTGGCGGCAACTACCGAAATCATCAGGCGAAGGTACGATCGAACCTCCATCTTTTATGACTGTATGGACTGGCTGATTAACGATGAAATAAGGAAAAAGGTTATTGAATTGGCCTACGGTAAGGTACTGGAAGTAGGTGTGGGCACGGGCAAAAACCTGAAATTTTATTCTCCCGCCTGCGAGGTGACAGGCATCGACTTCAGCCCGGGCATGTTAAAAAAAGCTAGGCAGCGGGCCAAAGGTTTGGCTAATGTTACTCTTTATGAAATGGATGTGCAGAACCTGGATTTCCCCGACAATACCTTTGATACGGTAATTGGTACCTGTGTTTTCTGTACTGTGCCGGATCCCATCAAAGGGTTCCGGGAGCTAAACAGGGTATGTAAACCTGACGGGCAAATGGTGTTCCTGGAACATGTCAGGAGCGCAAACCAGGTTTTGGGTATATTAATGGATATCCTTAACCCTTTGGTGGTCAGAGTGATAGGATCAAATATCAACAGGGAAACCGTGGAAAACATGAAAAAGGCTGGATTACATGTGGAGACAGTAGAAACGGTGGGCATGGAAATATTAAAATTAATAGTGGCTAAGCCCAATAAATAA
- a CDS encoding response regulator transcription factor — MEKKHTVLVVDDETKILEVVKSFLEADGYRAYVAQNGDRALKLFENVKPDLVILDIMLPDIDGKELCKMIRKKSKVPIIMLTARVGEEDTVQCLDLGADDYVTKPFSPRALMGRVRAVLRRYADSAQVVADIISFRQGELEINCVSREVLVRGAPVNLTAVEFRLLQTLAKNMKKVFTREELIQAVYGWNYEGNDRSIDTHIKNLRHKIEADPKNPLYILTVHGIGYKFGGD; from the coding sequence GTGGAAAAGAAGCATACAGTCCTGGTAGTTGACGATGAAACAAAAATCCTCGAAGTAGTCAAGTCCTTCCTCGAGGCCGACGGCTACAGGGCTTATGTGGCCCAAAACGGTGACAGGGCCCTGAAGTTGTTTGAAAACGTTAAGCCGGATCTGGTAATTTTAGATATAATGCTTCCGGACATTGATGGGAAAGAACTTTGTAAGATGATAAGGAAAAAATCCAAAGTTCCTATTATTATGCTTACGGCACGGGTAGGTGAAGAGGATACGGTTCAATGCCTGGACCTGGGGGCCGATGACTACGTGACGAAACCTTTCAGCCCCAGGGCTCTGATGGGACGGGTAAGGGCTGTTCTAAGGCGATATGCCGATAGTGCCCAGGTTGTAGCCGATATCATCAGCTTCAGACAGGGGGAACTGGAAATAAATTGTGTCAGCCGCGAAGTGCTTGTCAGAGGCGCTCCTGTAAATCTGACAGCTGTGGAATTCAGGTTATTGCAGACCCTGGCAAAAAACATGAAAAAAGTCTTTACCAGGGAGGAACTTATTCAGGCTGTTTATGGTTGGAACTACGAAGGGAATGACAGGTCAATAGATACTCATATAAAAAATCTTAGGCACAAAATTGAGGCTGACCCCAAAAACCCGTTATATATTTTGACTGTCCACGGAATAGGGTATAAATTTGGAGGCGACTGA